One window from the genome of Gimesia aquarii encodes:
- a CDS encoding flotillin family protein, whose amino-acid sequence MSMPALHLSASYLLAAEIFGYSASVVVGSIIIMCIGMAVAATRFYRKVGPEEALVRTGVGKLQVATGSGIFVIPVLHRGDQMDLSVKRIEIARKGEAGLICRDNIRADIEVAFFVRVNNTVSDICNVAQSLGCRRASSREALVELFDAKFSEALKTVGKHFDFVELYNERDKFKEEILKIIGTDLNGYVLDDCAIDYLEQTPVEKLSPTNILDAEGIKKITDLTAREHVLSNNITREKEKTIKKQDVEAQETILELERQRVEAVEKQQREIAALTAREQAEAERVQHEERLKAESARIRTDEELAIAEENKLRQVIVAEKSKDRTHAVETERVEKDRLLEVTERERVVGLADIDKEKAIEVEKRNIQEVIRERVIVERAVVEEQERIKDTEEFAGADRLKQVTVTKAEMEAEENLVKEVKAAEAQKTSSELLAEKVVIEAEAEKTATEKKSDAIKVMAEAKTADGAAIGLADAQVMIAKASATEKTGQAEANVEIAKAEATEKTGEAEANVMIAKAEGTEKSGTAEANVMKLKFSSEANGIVEKAKAMKLFDGVGREHEEFKIQINKDKDIELAAIDAQKDIAEAQAGIVGEALKSARIDIVGGETTFFDKIVDSIKSGKAVDRFVHNSETMTDIKNTFFNGNPDYFEDQLQTFISRFGMSFEDVKNLSVAALISQLIVQTDSDEDKSVLNRLLATVKNLGISEQKVSSFIKAKPKK is encoded by the coding sequence ATGTCCATGCCGGCATTACATCTTTCCGCTAGCTACCTTCTAGCAGCTGAGATCTTTGGATACTCAGCCTCTGTTGTTGTAGGCTCTATTATCATTATGTGTATTGGGATGGCGGTAGCTGCTACCCGATTTTACCGAAAAGTCGGCCCCGAAGAAGCTCTGGTACGAACTGGTGTGGGAAAATTGCAGGTTGCTACCGGATCAGGGATATTCGTGATTCCGGTTTTGCATCGTGGAGATCAGATGGACTTGTCGGTTAAGCGAATTGAAATTGCCCGAAAAGGAGAAGCTGGTCTGATCTGTCGAGACAATATCCGGGCAGATATTGAAGTGGCCTTTTTCGTGCGTGTGAATAATACCGTTTCTGACATCTGTAATGTGGCTCAGTCACTGGGATGTCGTAGGGCCTCAAGTCGTGAAGCATTGGTTGAGCTATTTGATGCGAAATTTTCAGAAGCATTGAAGACCGTTGGTAAGCATTTCGATTTTGTTGAACTGTATAACGAACGTGATAAATTCAAGGAAGAGATTCTCAAAATTATCGGTACCGATTTGAATGGCTATGTGCTGGATGACTGTGCGATTGACTATCTGGAACAAACCCCAGTTGAAAAATTGAGCCCTACCAACATCCTTGATGCGGAAGGGATCAAAAAGATTACAGATCTAACAGCTCGCGAGCATGTATTATCAAATAATATTACACGCGAAAAAGAAAAAACGATTAAGAAGCAAGACGTGGAAGCACAGGAAACGATTTTGGAATTGGAACGCCAGCGTGTTGAAGCTGTTGAGAAACAACAACGAGAAATTGCAGCATTAACTGCCCGTGAACAGGCAGAGGCAGAGCGAGTCCAGCACGAAGAACGCCTCAAAGCGGAATCGGCGCGCATTCGCACCGACGAAGAACTGGCGATTGCCGAAGAAAATAAATTACGACAGGTGATTGTTGCTGAAAAGAGTAAGGACAGAACACACGCTGTCGAAACAGAGCGGGTTGAAAAAGATCGTTTACTGGAAGTCACCGAACGTGAACGCGTTGTTGGTTTAGCTGATATCGACAAAGAAAAAGCAATCGAAGTCGAAAAACGCAATATCCAGGAAGTGATTCGCGAGCGTGTGATTGTGGAACGTGCCGTAGTCGAAGAACAGGAACGGATTAAAGATACCGAAGAGTTCGCTGGTGCAGACCGTCTCAAGCAGGTTACCGTGACAAAAGCGGAAATGGAAGCCGAAGAGAATTTAGTCAAGGAAGTCAAAGCAGCCGAAGCACAGAAAACATCTTCAGAACTGTTGGCGGAAAAAGTTGTCATTGAAGCGGAAGCAGAGAAAACGGCGACAGAGAAGAAATCTGATGCCATCAAAGTTATGGCGGAAGCCAAGACGGCAGACGGTGCTGCCATTGGTCTGGCCGATGCTCAGGTGATGATTGCCAAGGCCTCTGCCACCGAGAAGACAGGCCAGGCTGAAGCGAACGTCGAGATTGCCAAAGCAGAGGCGACTGAAAAGACTGGTGAAGCGGAAGCCAATGTCATGATTGCCAAAGCGGAAGGGACCGAGAAGTCCGGAACTGCGGAAGCGAACGTGATGAAATTGAAATTCAGCTCTGAGGCAAATGGAATCGTAGAAAAAGCTAAGGCAATGAAACTCTTTGATGGAGTAGGCCGCGAACACGAAGAGTTCAAAATCCAAATTAATAAAGATAAGGATATCGAACTGGCTGCCATTGATGCGCAAAAGGATATTGCAGAAGCACAGGCTGGTATTGTTGGGGAGGCCTTGAAGTCGGCTCGCATTGATATCGTTGGCGGAGAAACGACCTTCTTCGACAAAATTGTGGATTCCATCAAGAGCGGAAAAGCCGTCGATCGCTTCGTGCATAACAGCGAAACAATGACCGACATCAAGAATACGTTCTTTAATGGCAATCCGGATTATTTTGAAGATCAACTTCAAACCTTCATTTCCCGTTTTGGAATGTCCTTTGAAGATGTGAAGAATCTTTCCGTGGCGGCTCTGATTTCTCAGTTAATAGTGCAAACAGACAGCGATGAGGATAAATCAGTCCTGAATCGACTGTTGGCAACCGTGAAAAACCTGGGGATTTCAGAACAAAAAGTGTCATCCTTTATAAAAGCAAAACCCAAAAAGTAG
- a CDS encoding DNA repair ATPase has product MADLENDSQDAAADNADAIALESSTYEIIQNRLQSHGKELQSRLGNLNELRKEVFGSIETQLLGSERITTEHNCVPRDMLAVGNRFLFGYNVHFGLKAETHLSDVFSVYEFKDDTYHPLSLDLIQNPEFEKDFKDIYRYYKNATFAKFFVKGPFLYMLFRVGEGPKDFKSFKWAIQKDQLVYVDNRSDHEVQYPPQQEFQWTRTHRDLHYSGVHPHISIDDRLFVETIGGDLTIKIENNTETGEGIYSEPVDDPDQTLDDAEIFYALIGSLILLKVRPYQESEYRYFVYNEKLQNARRLDSIKDACILLPDDHGLVFSNGYYLQSGESKTFETELKEMLYQGRISSPNGEDYLYIFYQPDQGAYVLLQYNVIEQKLDTPLRCHGFTLFEGGELICFSGQDEPQKHHTIQLWKTPYISETFQVPHKTDSYLNKIGNKDIVRGMAECHEILGLINRKEAYENLYVDLVKHTSDVLDSYFWINHKETCELGEVVLEIKRAAEAAVTEFEKVLQLQQSTKKRTAEVETHTGKILTEINHRRFDKIDDFVLSLANLRGLRGDIISLRDLRYVDLKLVDQLEKKVSERSEKLATRCVSFLLRDDALKPYTDRISAATAQIETVEKVADARKVEKEIETSSSELEMLIDIVSNLKVEDTTQRTAIIDNISTNFSRINQSRAALKRRIKDLMSVEGVAEFNAQIKLLNQGVVNYLDVCDSPEKCDDFLTKLMIQVEELEGRFAEFDEFVEQLTEKREEIYSAFESRKLAIVESQNKRANTLAKSADRILTGIRSRAEQLKSINEINGYFASDLMIDKVRDIVRQLGELNDTVKVDDIQSRLKSIREDTVRQLKDKQELFVDGENIIKLGNRKFTVNRQPLDLTTVFRDDALQLHLTGTNFFEVIEDERLLATKEVWNQEVVSENKDVYRSEYLTYCLLNSLETDPDQSVESLAKLTDEELLAFIQKFMGPRYSEGYVKGVHDQDALLLLKSILHIKPALGLLHYQSSARALAALYWNYFCDEDTKTIFTSKLSGFGKIMQVFPQTGQQQYYINELQQQLTQCIQQISGFEDALSPEAAEYLFHELVGGNSFVISKRAADLYHDFEKYLKHNNALERFEESLAATSENPANWFLLARDWVQAFLDHQDDTEDHDYRDEMALLLLEGKLDRGRLIDAQVIDQIEGLSGSHACIQSGEYHLHFNRFMKRLSEFQSVNVPRFESFVALKKELVDTTRETMRLDEFQPRVLTSFVRNRLLDEVYLPMIGDNLAKQMGEAGEQKRTDLMGLLMLVSPPGYGKTTLMEYIANRLGIIFMKINGPALGHEVTSLDPASAPNAGAREEVKKLNLALEMGDNVMIYLDDIQHCHPEFLQKFISLCDAQRKIEGVYKGETRTYDLRGRKVAVVMAGNPYTESGEKFQIPDMLSNRADIYNLGEVIGEHADAFEMSYLENSITSNPVLNPLSSRSQKDIYTIIQMAQNGTGERGDLEGNYSVEELNEMVSTMKKLIRVRDVILKVNRQYIQSAAQSDDYRIEPAFKLQGSYRNMNRIAEKVYAVMNDKELETLIVSNYENDVQTLTSDTEANLLKFKELMEILTEEEQKRWREIKKSFRKNQQLKSVGGEEDRLSQAILQLSNVSEGLNEIRETMDTGINQLTQEKETNLDQYASAFIERFQHLAEGLEAIQVALSSGTKDVATLFEQSVQSQLEQTKAAPAVPDSNQPATGEIPDKITVVNKIPRSLLNVLETQFDLMQGWMQPLLSTSHAHQAEVQELRELITRCLKDYNALIKRVDDN; this is encoded by the coding sequence ATGGCCGATTTGGAAAATGATTCTCAAGATGCCGCAGCAGACAACGCAGATGCGATTGCCCTGGAGAGCAGTACATACGAAATTATCCAAAATCGTTTGCAGAGTCACGGCAAAGAACTTCAGTCACGGCTGGGGAATCTCAATGAGCTGCGAAAAGAGGTCTTTGGCTCGATTGAAACGCAACTGCTGGGCAGTGAGCGAATCACCACAGAGCATAACTGTGTCCCGCGCGATATGTTGGCCGTTGGTAACCGTTTCTTGTTTGGTTACAACGTGCACTTTGGTTTGAAAGCGGAAACTCATCTGAGTGATGTCTTTTCGGTCTACGAATTTAAAGACGATACCTATCACCCTTTATCGCTGGATTTAATCCAGAATCCAGAGTTTGAAAAAGATTTCAAAGACATTTACCGCTATTACAAAAATGCTACCTTTGCAAAGTTTTTTGTAAAAGGTCCTTTTTTGTATATGCTGTTTCGTGTTGGTGAAGGGCCGAAAGATTTTAAATCGTTTAAATGGGCCATTCAAAAAGATCAACTGGTTTACGTTGACAACCGCAGTGACCATGAAGTTCAGTATCCACCGCAGCAGGAATTTCAATGGACGCGTACGCATCGCGACCTGCATTATTCGGGAGTGCATCCACATATTTCCATCGATGATCGGCTCTTTGTCGAAACGATCGGCGGCGATTTAACCATCAAGATAGAGAACAACACCGAAACCGGTGAAGGAATCTATTCGGAACCCGTGGATGATCCTGATCAGACACTCGATGATGCCGAGATTTTCTATGCACTCATTGGTTCACTGATCCTGCTCAAGGTTCGACCTTACCAGGAGTCTGAATACCGTTACTTTGTTTATAACGAAAAATTGCAGAATGCACGACGGCTGGATTCGATTAAAGACGCTTGCATTCTGCTTCCCGATGATCATGGTCTGGTTTTCTCGAATGGTTACTATTTACAAAGTGGAGAATCAAAGACCTTTGAGACTGAGCTAAAAGAGATGCTCTATCAGGGGCGAATTTCTTCCCCCAACGGAGAAGATTATCTCTATATCTTTTACCAGCCTGATCAGGGAGCCTATGTTTTATTGCAGTATAATGTGATCGAACAGAAGCTGGATACACCGCTTCGATGTCACGGATTCACTCTGTTTGAAGGGGGGGAGTTAATTTGTTTTTCCGGGCAGGACGAGCCTCAGAAACATCATACGATTCAGCTCTGGAAAACCCCTTACATTAGCGAAACATTTCAGGTTCCGCACAAAACAGACTCTTATCTCAATAAAATCGGTAACAAAGACATCGTACGCGGCATGGCGGAATGTCATGAAATTCTGGGGTTAATCAATCGTAAAGAGGCTTATGAAAATCTTTATGTAGATCTCGTTAAACATACGAGTGATGTCCTCGATTCCTATTTCTGGATCAATCACAAAGAGACATGCGAGCTCGGAGAGGTTGTTCTTGAAATCAAAAGAGCAGCTGAAGCGGCAGTCACTGAATTTGAAAAAGTATTACAGCTACAACAAAGCACAAAAAAGAGAACTGCCGAAGTCGAGACACATACCGGAAAAATATTAACAGAAATCAATCATCGTCGTTTCGACAAAATTGATGACTTTGTGTTGAGTCTTGCCAACTTAAGAGGTTTGCGGGGAGATATCATTTCGCTGCGCGATTTACGTTATGTTGATCTCAAGCTCGTTGATCAACTGGAAAAAAAAGTCAGTGAACGATCTGAGAAACTAGCCACGCGCTGTGTTTCATTTCTCTTGCGAGACGATGCACTCAAGCCTTACACCGATCGAATTTCAGCAGCGACGGCTCAAATTGAAACGGTCGAGAAAGTAGCCGATGCGCGAAAAGTCGAAAAAGAAATAGAGACCAGTTCTAGCGAATTGGAGATGCTGATTGATATTGTCAGCAACCTGAAAGTCGAAGACACGACTCAACGTACTGCCATTATTGATAACATCTCGACGAATTTCTCTCGTATTAATCAATCGCGGGCTGCCCTGAAACGCCGTATCAAAGATTTGATGTCCGTCGAAGGGGTGGCAGAATTCAATGCACAGATCAAACTCCTGAATCAAGGAGTTGTGAATTATCTGGATGTTTGTGATTCACCTGAAAAATGTGATGACTTTCTCACGAAACTGATGATTCAAGTTGAGGAACTCGAAGGGCGATTTGCAGAATTTGATGAATTCGTCGAACAGTTGACAGAAAAGCGGGAAGAGATCTACTCTGCTTTTGAATCGCGCAAGCTGGCGATTGTGGAGAGCCAGAACAAACGGGCCAATACTCTTGCGAAATCAGCTGATCGAATTTTAACGGGCATTCGCAGCCGTGCAGAACAGTTGAAGTCGATCAATGAGATCAATGGTTACTTTGCTTCGGACCTGATGATCGACAAGGTGAGAGACATTGTTCGCCAGTTGGGTGAATTGAACGATACTGTCAAAGTAGATGACATACAGAGTCGTCTAAAAAGTATCCGTGAAGATACCGTAAGGCAGTTGAAAGATAAGCAGGAATTGTTTGTCGATGGCGAGAACATCATCAAACTTGGCAACCGCAAATTTACTGTTAATCGTCAGCCACTTGATTTAACCACTGTCTTTCGTGATGATGCGCTGCAATTGCATTTGACGGGAACCAATTTCTTTGAAGTCATCGAAGATGAGCGTTTATTGGCCACAAAAGAAGTTTGGAATCAGGAGGTCGTTTCCGAAAATAAAGACGTTTATCGTTCTGAATATCTGACGTACTGTCTCTTGAATTCATTGGAAACGGATCCAGATCAATCTGTAGAGTCGCTGGCTAAATTGACCGATGAAGAGCTCCTGGCATTCATTCAAAAATTCATGGGCCCCCGTTATAGCGAGGGGTATGTCAAAGGTGTTCACGATCAGGATGCACTGCTTCTGTTAAAGTCAATATTGCATATCAAGCCGGCACTGGGGCTGTTACATTATCAATCGAGCGCGCGGGCGCTGGCAGCCTTGTACTGGAATTATTTCTGTGATGAGGATACCAAAACGATCTTTACAAGCAAGCTTTCCGGGTTTGGAAAGATCATGCAGGTCTTCCCTCAAACAGGACAGCAGCAGTATTATATCAATGAATTGCAGCAGCAACTAACGCAATGCATTCAGCAAATTTCCGGTTTTGAGGATGCATTGAGTCCGGAGGCGGCCGAATATCTGTTTCATGAGTTAGTCGGTGGTAATTCCTTTGTCATCAGTAAGCGTGCTGCAGACCTCTATCATGACTTCGAAAAGTATTTGAAACACAATAACGCGCTGGAGCGATTCGAAGAAAGTTTGGCAGCGACCAGCGAAAATCCAGCGAATTGGTTTTTGTTGGCCAGGGACTGGGTTCAGGCATTTCTGGATCATCAGGACGATACCGAAGATCATGATTACCGTGATGAAATGGCACTTCTCTTGCTCGAAGGAAAGCTGGACCGTGGTCGTTTAATTGATGCCCAGGTCATTGACCAGATTGAAGGCCTATCGGGTTCGCATGCATGTATTCAAAGTGGTGAATATCATTTGCACTTCAATCGTTTTATGAAACGGTTGTCCGAATTTCAGTCTGTGAATGTTCCCCGGTTTGAATCCTTTGTTGCGTTGAAGAAAGAACTGGTTGATACAACCCGCGAAACAATGCGGCTAGATGAATTTCAACCTCGTGTTCTCACTTCTTTTGTCAGAAACCGTTTGCTGGACGAAGTTTATCTACCAATGATTGGTGACAACCTCGCCAAGCAGATGGGAGAGGCCGGCGAACAGAAGCGAACCGACCTGATGGGACTATTGATGCTGGTTTCTCCGCCCGGATACGGGAAAACCACGTTGATGGAATACATCGCCAATCGGTTGGGTATCATTTTTATGAAAATCAACGGGCCTGCTCTAGGGCATGAAGTCACTTCGCTCGACCCCGCTTCTGCACCGAATGCGGGTGCCCGTGAAGAAGTTAAAAAGTTAAACCTCGCGCTGGAGATGGGTGACAATGTGATGATTTATCTGGATGACATTCAGCACTGTCATCCTGAATTTCTTCAGAAGTTCATATCACTCTGTGATGCCCAGCGCAAGATCGAAGGAGTCTACAAAGGCGAAACCAGAACCTATGACTTACGCGGTCGAAAAGTGGCTGTCGTGATGGCGGGCAATCCCTATACGGAAAGCGGCGAGAAATTCCAGATTCCCGACATGCTTTCTAACCGGGCCGATATTTATAACCTGGGTGAAGTGATTGGCGAGCACGCCGATGCGTTTGAGATGAGCTATCTGGAAAACAGTATCACTTCCAACCCTGTTCTGAATCCACTCTCGTCGCGCAGCCAGAAAGATATCTACACGATCATTCAGATGGCACAGAATGGCACAGGAGAACGGGGCGACCTGGAAGGAAACTATTCCGTTGAGGAACTCAACGAGATGGTTTCCACCATGAAAAAACTGATTCGAGTTCGCGATGTGATCTTGAAGGTGAACCGTCAATATATCCAGTCGGCGGCTCAATCCGATGACTATCGCATCGAACCTGCTTTCAAATTGCAGGGATCGTATCGCAATATGAACCGTATCGCCGAAAAAGTCTATGCGGTGATGAACGACAAGGAACTTGAGACACTCATTGTTTCCAACTATGAGAACGACGTTCAGACTTTGACTTCAGATACAGAGGCCAACTTGTTGAAGTTTAAAGAACTGATGGAGATTCTCACCGAAGAGGAGCAAAAACGCTGGAGAGAGATTAAAAAATCATTCCGCAAAAATCAGCAACTCAAAAGTGTCGGCGGGGAAGAAGATCGGCTGTCGCAGGCGATTTTACAACTCAGCAATGTCAGTGAGGGCTTAAACGAGATCCGCGAAACGATGGACACCGGAATCAATCAACTGACACAAGAGAAAGAGACCAACCTCGATCAATACGCGAGTGCTTTTATTGAACGGTTTCAACATCTTGCTGAAGGACTGGAAGCCATTCAGGTCGCACTGAGTTCTGGTACAAAGGATGTGGCAACGCTCTTTGAGCAATCGGTTCAATCACAATTGGAACAAACTAAAGCTGCTCCGGCAGTTCCTGATTCAAACCAGCCCGCGACTGGCGAGATCCCCGATAAAATCACAGTCGTCAATAAAATCCCGCGTTCGTTACTT